A single genomic interval of Camelina sativa cultivar DH55 chromosome 11, Cs, whole genome shotgun sequence harbors:
- the LOC104728151 gene encoding uncharacterized protein LOC104728151 encodes MELVEDYDLDIAYHLCKANFVADALSRKRAASSQEQDMESLVSEISTGESDVGLVDASKAAGSEYHVSVNGTILVHGQVCVSNDEGQRQKILKEVHSSKFSVYQGATKIYRDLKRYYHWAGMKRDVAS; translated from the exons ATGGAGTTGGTGGAAGATTATGATCTAGATATAGCTTACCACCTCTGTAAAGCTAACTTTGTGGCGGATGCTCTGAGcaggaagcgggcggcttcttCTCAGGAGCAGGACATGGAGTCTCTAGTGAGTGAGATCAGTACTGGTGAG AGTGATGTGGGGCTGGTGGACGCCTCTAAGGCTGCAGGCTCAGAGTATCATGTCTCTGTTAATgggactatcttggtgcatggtCAGGTTTGTGTGTCCAACGATGAGGGTCAGAGACAGAAAATTCTTAAAGAGGTTCATTCGAGCAAGTTTTCTGTTTATCAAGGAGCGACCAAAATATACCGTGACCTTAAACGGTATTATCATTGGGCCGGGATGAAGAGGGATGTCGCTAGTTGA